The following proteins are encoded in a genomic region of Streptomyces sp. NBC_01723:
- a CDS encoding sulfatase-like hydrolase/transferase — protein sequence MTRAGTSRKNILFLMTDQHRTDTLGAYGNALAHTPVLDELAATGTRFDRWYTPTAICTPARASLLTGQAPFRHKLLANHERNVGYLEDLAEEQFTFSGALRERGYNCGLIGKWHAGSRRTAADYGFDGPELPGWHNPVDHPDYLAYLAERGLPPYEIGDRIRGTLPNGGPGNLLAARLHQPVEATFEHYLATRAIETLERYAADTRAHDRPFFLALHFFGPHLPYILPDEYFDLVDPADVELPRSVAETFEGKPPVQRNYSAHWTFDTMPIETTRKLIAVYWGYVALIDMEIGRVMAAMERLGLVDDTAVFFTCDHGEFTGAHRLHDKGPAMYEDIYRTPGLVRVPGAPGGQVRDEFVSLLDCTATILELAGADPKPAVDSRSLLPLVRGEAADWGEDIVCEFHGHHFPYPQRMLREDRYKLVVNPDSVNELYDLRTDPDELQNVYAHPEQAEVRTRMMRRLYGVLRERGDNFHHWMTSMYDVGEVAYDPTLSGLDESTYRS from the coding sequence GTGACCCGGGCGGGCACGTCCCGGAAGAACATCCTCTTCCTCATGACCGACCAGCACCGGACGGACACGCTCGGCGCCTACGGCAACGCTCTGGCCCACACCCCGGTACTGGACGAACTGGCCGCCACGGGAACCCGGTTCGACCGCTGGTACACACCCACCGCGATCTGCACCCCGGCCCGGGCCAGTCTGCTGACCGGCCAGGCCCCCTTCCGCCACAAGCTCCTCGCCAACCACGAACGCAACGTCGGCTACCTGGAGGACCTGGCCGAGGAGCAGTTCACCTTCTCCGGGGCGCTGCGCGAGCGGGGCTACAACTGCGGCCTCATCGGCAAGTGGCACGCCGGCAGCCGGCGCACCGCCGCCGACTACGGCTTCGACGGTCCCGAACTCCCCGGCTGGCACAACCCCGTCGACCACCCCGACTACCTCGCGTACCTCGCCGAACGCGGACTGCCGCCGTACGAGATCGGCGACCGGATCCGCGGCACCCTGCCCAACGGCGGCCCCGGCAACCTGCTGGCGGCACGGCTCCACCAGCCGGTCGAGGCCACCTTCGAGCACTACCTGGCCACCCGGGCCATCGAGACGCTGGAACGGTACGCGGCGGACACCCGCGCACACGACCGGCCGTTCTTCCTCGCCCTGCACTTCTTCGGCCCCCACCTGCCGTACATCCTCCCGGACGAGTACTTCGACCTGGTCGACCCCGCCGACGTGGAGCTGCCGCGGTCCGTGGCCGAGACGTTCGAGGGCAAACCCCCGGTCCAGCGCAACTACAGCGCGCACTGGACCTTCGACACGATGCCGATCGAGACCACCCGCAAACTCATCGCGGTCTACTGGGGTTACGTGGCGCTCATCGACATGGAGATCGGCCGGGTCATGGCGGCCATGGAACGGCTCGGGCTGGTGGACGACACCGCGGTGTTCTTCACCTGCGACCACGGGGAATTCACCGGCGCCCACCGGCTGCACGACAAGGGCCCGGCGATGTACGAGGACATCTACCGCACGCCCGGCCTGGTCCGGGTGCCGGGCGCGCCCGGCGGCCAGGTCCGCGACGAGTTCGTCAGCCTCCTCGACTGCACCGCGACCATCCTCGAACTGGCGGGCGCCGACCCGAAACCCGCCGTCGACTCCCGCAGTCTGCTGCCCCTGGTACGGGGCGAGGCGGCGGACTGGGGCGAGGACATCGTCTGCGAGTTCCACGGCCACCACTTCCCGTATCCGCAGCGCATGCTGCGCGAGGACCGGTACAAGCTCGTCGTCAACCCCGACTCCGTCAACGAGCTGTACGACCTGCGCACCGACCCGGACGAACTCCAGAACGTCTACGCCCATCCCGAGCAGGCGGAGGTCCGCACCCGCATGATGCGCCGGCTGTACGGCGTCCTGCGCGAGCGCGGTGACAACTTCCACCACTGGATGACGTCGATGTACGACGTCGGCGAGGTCGCGTACGACCCCACCCTGAGCGGGCTCGACGAGTCCACCTACCGGTCGTAG
- a CDS encoding aliphatic sulfonate ABC transporter substrate-binding protein, with product MPTTPTRRRLTAALAGAAALALLAACGDGSSSGASGDKVRFGYINDFNGASLIAIAEAKGLWKKHGLSAESKVFTNGPLQIQALGTNNLDFGYIGPGAMWLPASGQAKVVAINTLGNSDRVLAQPGITSMRQLEGKTVAVPEGTSGDMILSLALEKAGMTKKDLKVVPMDPSTIVSAFSSKQVDAAGFWYPAAATIKKQVPDLVELAKNADFEQDISFPTAFVANNKLVAEEPDRTKKVLAVLREAMAFRADHTDEAIRLTADKLKIPADQVEADAANNKVLGVAELDRLTRDGTVDTWLEGMNDYFVDTGKLKKPVDPKTYYTGDLFTGAGQ from the coding sequence ATGCCCACCACGCCCACCCGCAGGCGCCTCACCGCCGCCCTGGCCGGCGCGGCAGCGCTGGCGCTGCTCGCCGCGTGCGGCGACGGATCGTCCTCCGGCGCCTCCGGCGACAAGGTCCGCTTCGGCTACATCAACGACTTCAACGGCGCCAGTCTGATCGCCATCGCCGAGGCCAAGGGCCTGTGGAAGAAGCACGGCCTCTCCGCGGAGAGCAAGGTCTTCACCAACGGGCCCCTCCAGATCCAGGCCCTCGGCACGAACAACCTCGACTTCGGCTACATAGGCCCCGGCGCCATGTGGCTGCCCGCCTCCGGCCAGGCCAAGGTCGTCGCCATCAACACGCTCGGCAACTCCGACCGGGTCCTCGCCCAGCCGGGCATCACCTCGATGCGACAGCTCGAGGGCAAGACCGTCGCCGTGCCCGAGGGCACCTCCGGCGACATGATCCTCTCCCTCGCCCTGGAGAAGGCCGGGATGACCAAGAAGGACCTGAAGGTCGTCCCGATGGACCCGTCCACCATCGTCTCCGCCTTCTCCTCCAAGCAGGTCGACGCGGCGGGCTTCTGGTACCCCGCCGCGGCGACCATCAAGAAGCAGGTGCCCGACCTGGTCGAACTCGCCAAGAACGCCGACTTCGAGCAGGACATCTCCTTCCCCACCGCGTTCGTGGCGAACAACAAGCTGGTCGCAGAGGAGCCGGACAGGACCAAGAAGGTCCTCGCGGTGCTGCGCGAGGCCATGGCCTTCCGCGCCGACCACACCGACGAGGCGATCCGGCTCACCGCGGACAAACTGAAGATCCCCGCCGACCAGGTCGAGGCCGACGCCGCGAACAACAAGGTGCTCGGCGTCGCGGAACTCGACAGGCTGACCCGCGACGGCACCGTCGACACCTGGCTGGAGGGCATGAACGACTACTTCGTCGACACCGGCAAGCTGAAGAAGCCCGTCGACCCGAAGACCTACTACACCGGTGACCTCTTCACGGGAGCGGGCCAGTGA
- a CDS encoding ABC transporter ATP-binding protein, giving the protein MTSKPAKISVQGVTKTFALGRETFTALDDVSIDIADHEFVTVVGPSGCGKSTLMNILAGLETPTAGRALVDGVPVSGPGPERGVIFQQYALFPWLTVRQNVEFGLRTTGVPKRERRARAEHFIELVGLERFADALPKTLSGGMRQRCAIARAYAVDPSILLMDEPFGALDALTRVTLQEQLLRTWSQDRRTVLFITHDVDEAVFLANRVIVMAARPGRVYDVIEVDPALVRDEAFRLSPEFAALRNRVWHSVYHQEGRTAALPGAHSPTS; this is encoded by the coding sequence ATGACCAGCAAACCGGCCAAGATATCCGTCCAGGGCGTCACCAAGACCTTCGCGCTGGGCCGGGAGACCTTCACCGCCCTCGACGACGTCTCGATCGACATCGCCGACCACGAGTTCGTCACCGTCGTCGGCCCCTCGGGCTGCGGCAAGAGCACCCTGATGAACATCCTCGCCGGTCTGGAGACCCCCACGGCGGGCCGCGCGCTGGTCGACGGGGTGCCCGTCTCCGGGCCCGGCCCCGAACGCGGGGTCATCTTCCAGCAGTACGCCCTCTTCCCCTGGCTGACCGTGCGGCAGAACGTCGAGTTCGGCCTCCGGACCACCGGCGTCCCCAAACGCGAACGGCGCGCCCGTGCCGAGCACTTCATCGAACTGGTCGGCCTGGAACGCTTCGCCGACGCCCTGCCCAAGACGCTGTCCGGCGGCATGCGCCAGCGCTGCGCCATCGCCCGCGCCTACGCCGTCGACCCCTCGATCCTGCTGATGGACGAACCCTTCGGCGCCCTCGACGCGCTCACCCGGGTCACCCTCCAGGAGCAGCTGCTGCGGACCTGGAGCCAGGACAGGCGCACGGTGCTGTTCATCACCCACGACGTCGACGAGGCCGTGTTCCTGGCCAACCGCGTGATCGTCATGGCGGCCCGTCCCGGGCGGGTCTACGACGTCATCGAGGTCGACCCCGCCCTCGTGCGCGACGAGGCGTTCCGGCTCAGCCCCGAGTTCGCCGCACTGCGCAACCGGGTGTGGCACTCCGTCTACCACCAGGAAGGCCGCACCGCCGCCCTTCCCGGTGCCCACTCCCCGACGTCATGA
- a CDS encoding ABC transporter permease, with amino-acid sequence MSVLDKRGADPGHPLPGQRPGAPPGAGGEVTGAAPGRARTGGRGQTLVLNAVSVAAGIALWWAAASAGFKLPTPPEVVSRAGTLIGDGTLADDALASLTRVLTGFALGTAVAVPVGFLMGWYGIVRGLVEPWIQFFRTIPPLAIIPLAVVAMGIDETPKIFVIFLAAFLACVISTFQGVVNVDRTLIDAARVLGAKDATIFARVVVPASTPFILVGMRVGLGSAWATLVAAELIAAQQGLGYRMQNAQLYYDLPTIFVGLISIGILGLLMDRVLLLAERRLTRWQERR; translated from the coding sequence ATGTCCGTCCTTGACAAGCGGGGCGCCGACCCGGGGCACCCCCTGCCCGGGCAGCGGCCCGGAGCCCCGCCCGGCGCCGGCGGGGAGGTCACCGGAGCCGCGCCCGGACGTGCGCGGACCGGCGGGCGCGGACAGACCCTCGTCCTGAACGCCGTGTCCGTCGCGGCCGGCATCGCCCTCTGGTGGGCCGCCGCGTCGGCCGGCTTCAAACTGCCCACGCCACCGGAGGTCGTCTCCCGGGCCGGAACGCTGATCGGCGACGGAACCCTGGCCGACGACGCCCTGGCCAGCCTCACCCGGGTCCTGACCGGTTTCGCCCTCGGCACGGCCGTGGCCGTCCCCGTGGGCTTCCTGATGGGCTGGTACGGGATCGTGCGGGGTCTGGTCGAACCCTGGATCCAGTTCTTCCGCACCATCCCGCCCCTGGCCATCATCCCGCTGGCCGTGGTCGCCATGGGCATCGACGAGACCCCGAAGATCTTCGTCATCTTCCTCGCCGCGTTCCTGGCCTGTGTGATCTCGACCTTCCAGGGCGTGGTGAACGTCGACCGCACGCTGATCGACGCCGCCCGGGTGCTGGGCGCCAAGGACGCCACGATCTTCGCCCGCGTCGTCGTGCCCGCCTCGACGCCCTTCATCCTCGTCGGCATGCGGGTCGGACTGGGCTCGGCCTGGGCCACCCTGGTCGCCGCGGAACTCATCGCCGCCCAGCAGGGCCTCGGCTACCGCATGCAGAACGCCCAGCTCTACTACGACCTGCCGACCATCTTCGTCGGACTCATCTCGATCGGGATCCTCGGTCTCCTCATGGACCGCGTCCTCCTCCTCGCCGAACGCAGGCTCACCCGATGGCAGGAACGCCGATGA
- a CDS encoding ROK family transcriptional regulator, whose translation MQMPSGVHALVRRTHEERVMRALQENGAMSRGEIARVVGLSRTTLSEITGHLLQRGAIVVVDTDASRREGSGRPAERLALDPASAQFMGVDFGHRRVHVVVADASHEIMVSGSVRYEDTAAWRTRTELALGLVDRLSSEAGVHYGALQGIGIGVPGPYPAPDGAAWPRATAGTTVLRPAPEGVDVAFAERFDAPVIVDNNTRLAALAEAISGADSVADLVYVRLSDGVGGGLVVGGQLVTGSSGLAGELGHVTVEPAGRPCRCGKRGCLETVASVPGILAACWEFGLRLEDLDDLAAAVSRAHPVVDRVLREAAGALGRVVGAATMMLNPAKVVIGGEITRLAPVIVEQVAATLAAEIFPTASAGPVVAAARLSDDDGALGALAAVFHSSPLLARYPETADVKGRADAPDSATEGAAHVRP comes from the coding sequence ATGCAGATGCCCAGCGGAGTGCACGCACTGGTCAGGCGGACCCACGAAGAGCGCGTGATGCGTGCGCTGCAGGAGAACGGCGCCATGAGCCGCGGCGAGATCGCCCGGGTCGTGGGCCTCTCCCGCACCACCCTGTCCGAGATCACCGGCCACCTCCTGCAACGGGGGGCGATCGTCGTCGTGGACACCGACGCCTCCCGGCGCGAGGGCAGCGGCCGGCCGGCCGAGCGTCTCGCCCTCGATCCGGCGTCGGCCCAGTTCATGGGGGTCGACTTCGGGCACCGGCGGGTGCACGTCGTCGTCGCCGACGCCTCGCACGAGATCATGGTCTCGGGCTCCGTCCGGTACGAGGACACCGCGGCCTGGCGGACCCGGACCGAGCTGGCCCTCGGGCTGGTCGACCGGCTGAGCAGCGAGGCCGGGGTGCACTACGGCGCGTTGCAGGGCATCGGCATCGGCGTGCCGGGCCCCTACCCGGCGCCCGACGGGGCCGCCTGGCCGCGCGCCACCGCCGGCACCACGGTGCTCCGGCCCGCCCCGGAGGGCGTCGACGTGGCCTTCGCCGAACGCTTCGACGCACCGGTGATCGTCGACAACAACACCCGGCTGGCCGCCCTCGCCGAGGCGATCAGTGGCGCCGACAGCGTCGCCGACCTGGTGTACGTCCGTCTGTCGGACGGCGTCGGCGGCGGACTGGTCGTCGGCGGCCAGCTGGTGACCGGCTCCTCGGGGCTGGCCGGCGAGCTGGGACACGTGACCGTGGAACCGGCCGGCCGGCCCTGCCGGTGCGGCAAGCGCGGCTGTCTGGAGACGGTGGCCTCGGTGCCCGGGATCCTCGCCGCCTGCTGGGAGTTCGGCCTGCGGCTGGAGGACCTCGACGATCTGGCGGCCGCCGTGAGCCGCGCCCACCCGGTCGTGGACCGGGTGCTGCGGGAGGCCGCCGGCGCGCTGGGCCGGGTCGTCGGCGCGGCCACCATGATGCTCAACCCGGCGAAGGTCGTCATCGGCGGCGAGATCACCCGGCTGGCGCCCGTGATCGTCGAACAGGTCGCCGCCACCCTCGCCGCCGAGATCTTCCCGACCGCCTCGGCCGGTCCCGTCGTCGCCGCGGCGCGGCTGTCGGACGACGACGGCGCCCTGGGCGCGCTGGCGGCGGTCTTCCACAGCTCCCCCCTCCTGGCGAGGTATCCCGAAACCGCCGACGTGAAGGGCCGTGCCGATGCACCCGACTCCGCCACCGAAGGAGCCGCCCATGTCCGTCCTTGA
- a CDS encoding family 43 glycosylhydrolase — protein sequence MTPAENGPNRRSLLAGAAGLGAAFALPAGAAQAAPDPAHGAARRYPPNWPDPAPYGLADTREDLWPREDNSFVLPLELRPRDEERGTVWMRDTYVNCFDVGGRTVYVATGTTRVPWLEAAAPWNDGIFVWLAPSLRGPWRLADTTGIRPGAEKGKVWSPEFAGENRPGRTVVAPWQEYWYDDRFGKRGQAWAPELHHFRGTWYIVACMGDHSRKVGSFMLVSEGGVEGPYRLVEGNREKPFGDSFIGGPSFIEPGAYHHIDGSLYSEGDDAWLVLHNDLYARFRDDMEDIVPATDLPRFRQTPYSPEPYLEGAYVFKYRGRYYLVHAAWDRTSRNADGSTRYAYDPPGTGRTQYQYDAVVAVSDRFEGPYSERWTAGVGAGHNNFFTDRRGDLWATFFRNPNFGYWADPSRVDDAAVPGVVRLEWTGPRDGRLYVKRRSRGHGHGH from the coding sequence ATGACCCCTGCCGAGAACGGCCCGAACCGACGTTCCCTGCTGGCCGGCGCCGCCGGTCTCGGGGCGGCGTTCGCCCTCCCCGCCGGCGCCGCACAGGCGGCCCCGGACCCGGCGCACGGCGCGGCGCGGAGATATCCGCCGAACTGGCCCGACCCCGCGCCGTACGGCCTCGCGGACACCAGGGAGGACCTGTGGCCGCGGGAGGACAACTCGTTCGTCCTCCCGCTGGAGCTGCGGCCCCGCGACGAGGAGCGCGGCACGGTCTGGATGCGGGACACGTACGTCAACTGCTTCGACGTCGGCGGCCGTACGGTCTACGTGGCCACCGGCACCACCCGGGTGCCCTGGCTGGAGGCCGCCGCCCCGTGGAACGACGGGATCTTCGTGTGGCTGGCGCCGTCCCTCAGGGGCCCGTGGCGCCTCGCCGACACGACCGGCATCCGGCCGGGCGCCGAGAAGGGCAAGGTGTGGTCGCCCGAGTTCGCCGGCGAGAACCGGCCCGGGCGCACCGTCGTGGCCCCGTGGCAGGAGTACTGGTACGACGACCGGTTCGGCAAGCGCGGCCAGGCCTGGGCCCCGGAGCTGCACCACTTCCGCGGCACCTGGTACATCGTCGCCTGCATGGGCGACCACTCCCGCAAGGTCGGCTCGTTCATGCTGGTCAGCGAGGGCGGCGTGGAGGGCCCGTACCGGCTGGTCGAGGGCAATCGGGAGAAGCCCTTCGGCGACTCGTTCATCGGCGGCCCCTCGTTCATCGAGCCCGGCGCCTACCACCACATCGACGGCAGTCTCTACTCCGAGGGCGACGACGCGTGGCTCGTCCTCCACAACGACCTGTACGCCAGGTTCCGGGACGACATGGAGGACATCGTCCCGGCCACGGACCTGCCGCGGTTCCGGCAGACGCCCTACTCCCCCGAGCCGTACCTCGAGGGCGCGTACGTGTTCAAGTACAGGGGCAGGTACTACCTGGTCCACGCCGCGTGGGACCGTACGTCACGCAACGCCGACGGCAGCACGCGGTACGCCTACGACCCGCCCGGCACGGGCCGCACGCAGTACCAGTACGACGCGGTCGTCGCCGTCTCGGACCGCTTCGAGGGGCCGTACTCCGAGCGGTGGACCGCGGGGGTGGGCGCGGGGCACAACAACTTCTTCACCGACCGCCGCGGAGACCTGTGGGCGACGTTCTTCCGCAACCCCAACTTCGGGTACTGGGCCGACCCGTCGCGCGTCGACGACGCCGCCGTGCCCGGGGTGGTGCGCCTGGAGTGGACCGGGCCGAGGGACGGCCGCCTGTACGTGAAGCGCCGGTCCCGGGGGCACGGGCACGGCCACTGA
- a CDS encoding SpoIIE family protein phosphatase — protein sequence MAAVVRDSGAYGGLLYVLPPGDDALWQVLVAGVPQEVAAPWRRVGLADPVPVADAVRERRLVWGSGREEMARLYPRAALVLPYDFALAAAPLVSDTAVRGGLVLLWSGDHGARLTADEREVIEEGCRRLGGIVQEEVDREGPLVIADRPRVLRPPTPRTPAPFEAAARSAFVDRLPGGSCALDLEGRVTFVTPGAAALLGADRADLVGALPWEALPWMDVPHVEDRYRAALVSRLPQAFTVLRPPDTWLAFELYPDATGLSVRVARGGSGEEGPEARSVPTAGPSRATVLYHLMHLASTLTEAVAVQDVVEQTADQLLPALGAQAMVVMTPEDGRLKIVGQRGFRAELLEKYDALPLDSAIPGVDVMATGVPGFWTTFDELREAYPATVHADGMAAWAVLPLIASGRPIGSLLLAYARPHVFPPGERAALTSLAGLVGQALERARLYDAKHHLAHRLQSALLPHTLPRVPRLNVAARYLPAASGLGVGGDFYDLIRLDEHTAGATIGDVQGHNVDAAALMGQVRTAVHAHATAGAPPDDVLARTNRLLTDLDPGLFTSCAYVHLDLATHRACVALAGHPPPLIRHADGRMEPLRAPPGLLLGIEPDTLYSPLEFPLPPGSVLALYTDGLVEAPGVDLDDAIAALAGLLEAGDPADLDEMADTLIRHAPAPEDDIALLLISPRA from the coding sequence ATGGCCGCCGTGGTGCGGGACAGCGGCGCCTATGGGGGACTGCTGTACGTACTGCCGCCGGGCGACGACGCCCTGTGGCAGGTTCTGGTCGCGGGGGTCCCCCAGGAGGTGGCCGCTCCGTGGCGTCGGGTCGGACTGGCCGATCCCGTGCCCGTGGCGGACGCCGTACGCGAGCGGCGACTGGTGTGGGGCAGCGGCCGGGAGGAGATGGCCCGCCTGTATCCACGGGCCGCGCTCGTGCTGCCCTACGACTTCGCGCTCGCGGCGGCCCCGCTCGTCTCGGACACCGCCGTCCGGGGCGGGCTGGTGCTGCTGTGGTCCGGGGACCACGGGGCGCGGCTGACCGCGGACGAACGCGAGGTCATCGAGGAGGGCTGCCGCCGTCTGGGCGGCATCGTCCAGGAGGAGGTGGACCGTGAGGGGCCGCTGGTGATCGCGGACCGGCCCCGGGTGCTCCGGCCGCCCACCCCCCGCACCCCGGCCCCGTTCGAGGCGGCGGCGCGGTCCGCGTTCGTGGACCGCCTGCCGGGCGGGTCCTGTGCGCTGGACCTGGAGGGGCGCGTCACCTTCGTCACCCCGGGCGCGGCCGCGCTGCTCGGCGCCGACCGGGCCGACCTGGTGGGTGCCCTGCCGTGGGAGGCGCTGCCCTGGATGGACGTCCCGCACGTCGAGGACCGCTACCGGGCCGCGCTGGTCAGCCGCCTTCCGCAGGCCTTCACCGTGCTGCGGCCGCCGGACACCTGGCTGGCCTTCGAGCTGTACCCGGACGCCACCGGCCTCAGCGTCCGCGTCGCCCGCGGCGGCTCGGGTGAGGAGGGCCCCGAGGCCCGGTCGGTGCCGACCGCGGGCCCCAGCCGCGCCACCGTGCTCTACCACCTGATGCACCTGGCCTCCACCCTGACCGAGGCCGTGGCCGTGCAGGACGTGGTCGAGCAGACCGCGGACCAGTTGCTTCCGGCGCTCGGCGCCCAGGCCATGGTGGTGATGACCCCGGAGGACGGCCGGCTGAAGATCGTCGGCCAGCGCGGATTCCGCGCCGAACTCCTGGAGAAGTACGACGCCCTCCCTCTCGACTCGGCCATTCCCGGCGTGGACGTCATGGCCACCGGTGTCCCGGGGTTCTGGACGACCTTCGACGAACTCCGCGAGGCCTACCCGGCCACCGTGCACGCGGACGGCATGGCCGCGTGGGCGGTACTCCCGCTGATCGCGTCCGGCCGCCCCATCGGGTCCCTGCTCCTCGCCTACGCGCGGCCGCACGTCTTCCCGCCCGGTGAGCGGGCCGCGCTCACCTCACTCGCGGGGCTGGTCGGACAGGCCCTGGAGCGCGCCCGTCTCTACGACGCCAAGCACCACCTCGCCCACCGCCTCCAGTCCGCCCTGCTGCCGCACACCCTGCCCCGCGTGCCCCGGCTGAACGTCGCCGCCCGCTACCTTCCGGCCGCCAGTGGCCTGGGTGTCGGCGGCGACTTCTACGACCTCATCCGCCTCGACGAGCACACGGCGGGCGCCACCATCGGCGACGTGCAGGGCCACAACGTGGACGCCGCCGCGCTCATGGGCCAGGTCCGCACGGCCGTGCACGCCCACGCCACCGCCGGGGCGCCCCCCGACGACGTACTGGCCCGCACCAACCGGCTGCTCACCGACCTGGACCCCGGCCTGTTCACCAGCTGCGCCTACGTCCACCTCGACCTCGCCACGCACCGCGCCTGCGTGGCCCTGGCCGGTCATCCGCCGCCCCTGATACGCCACGCCGACGGGCGCATGGAACCCCTGCGGGCGCCTCCCGGCCTGCTGCTCGGCATCGAGCCGGACACCCTCTACTCGCCGCTGGAGTTCCCGCTCCCGCCGGGCAGCGTGCTCGCGCTCTACACGGACGGGCTCGTCGAGGCTCCCGGGGTCGACCTCGACGACGCGATAGCAGCCCTCGCCGGGCTCCTCGAGGCCGGTGATCCGGCCGACCTCGACGAGATGGCCGACACCCTCATACGGCACGCGCCGGCCCCCGAAGACGACATCGCGCTGCTCCTGATCAGTCCCCGTGCCTGA
- a CDS encoding CBS domain-containing protein yields MKHQKVRDLMSDAVIRVQHGTPFKEIAHLLLEYDITAVPVVDEENRPVGVVSEADLLQKMWGAEPDGSAGYEEWSRSAGRKASATDAAGLMTSPPLCAQEDWSVVDAARLMARHGIKRLLVVDADGRLIGVVSRSDLLRVFLRADRAIRTEIIEEALVKALGLAPSSVQVDVAHGHVVLSGRLPGHVSAPALLEHCRSVDGVVAVEFRPAGEAGAEGAASAGS; encoded by the coding sequence ATGAAACACCAGAAGGTGCGCGACCTGATGAGCGACGCCGTGATCCGCGTCCAGCACGGCACACCGTTCAAGGAGATCGCCCACCTGCTGCTGGAGTACGACATCACGGCCGTCCCGGTGGTCGACGAGGAGAACCGCCCCGTGGGGGTGGTGTCGGAGGCGGACCTCCTCCAGAAGATGTGGGGCGCGGAACCCGACGGTTCCGCCGGGTACGAGGAGTGGTCCCGGTCGGCGGGGCGCAAGGCGTCCGCCACCGACGCGGCAGGGCTGATGACCTCTCCCCCGCTGTGCGCGCAGGAGGACTGGAGCGTCGTCGACGCCGCCCGGCTGATGGCGCGGCACGGCATCAAGCGGCTGCTGGTCGTCGACGCCGACGGGCGGCTGATCGGAGTGGTCAGCAGGAGTGACCTGCTGCGGGTCTTCCTGCGCGCGGACCGGGCCATCCGCACCGAGATCATCGAGGAGGCCCTGGTCAAGGCGCTCGGACTGGCCCCGTCGTCGGTGCAGGTGGACGTGGCCCACGGGCACGTCGTGCTCAGCGGGCGGCTGCCGGGCCATGTGTCCGCGCCGGCGCTGTTGGAGCACTGCAGGAGCGTCGACGGCGTCGTGGCCGTGGAGTTCCGGCCGGCCGGGGAGGCCGGTGCCGAGGGGGCCGCCTCCGCGGGCTCCTAG
- a CDS encoding TetR/AcrR family transcriptional regulator, which produces MPTERPTPPSPSLRERRRAAAAREILDAAEEHIGLHGPAALSLRAVARSLGMTVQALYHYFPNRDALVTALVAKAYDDLADALQTAAGSEAEDASTPRLLLVTRTYRDWGVAHPERFQLLYGTPLRYYAAPAEGPTTQAVRRMGAIFQRELFDGFTTAQLAAAEVPPLSSPFQERLALLPANAQGSLPPAATSLFLSAWGHLHGLVVLEVFGHTGFLGEHQAEVFESSVRMMIEDIHRRIPAA; this is translated from the coding sequence ATGCCCACCGAGCGACCCACACCGCCCTCCCCCTCACTGCGCGAGCGGCGCCGGGCCGCGGCGGCCCGGGAGATCCTGGACGCCGCCGAGGAACACATCGGCCTGCACGGACCCGCGGCCCTGTCCCTGCGGGCGGTCGCCCGCAGCCTCGGGATGACGGTGCAGGCGCTCTACCACTACTTCCCGAACCGGGACGCCCTCGTGACGGCCCTCGTCGCCAAGGCCTACGACGATCTGGCCGACGCGTTGCAGACAGCCGCCGGCAGCGAGGCCGAGGACGCGTCCACCCCGCGCCTGCTGCTGGTGACGCGGACGTACCGCGACTGGGGCGTCGCCCATCCCGAGCGATTCCAGCTCCTCTACGGGACGCCGCTCAGGTACTACGCAGCACCGGCCGAAGGACCGACCACCCAGGCCGTCCGCCGCATGGGCGCGATCTTCCAGCGCGAGCTGTTCGACGGCTTCACCACGGCGCAGCTGGCCGCGGCCGAGGTCCCGCCCCTCTCGTCCCCGTTCCAGGAGCGGCTGGCCCTCCTCCCCGCGAACGCCCAGGGGAGCCTGCCGCCCGCCGCGACGTCGCTCTTCCTGAGCGCGTGGGGCCACCTGCACGGCCTGGTCGTCCTGGAGGTGTTCGGGCACACCGGCTTCCTCGGCGAGCATCAGGCCGAGGTCTTCGAATCCTCGGTGCGGATGATGATCGAGGACATCCACCGGCGGATACCCGCCGCGTGA